From a single Stackebrandtia endophytica genomic region:
- a CDS encoding NUDIX domain-containing protein encodes MGDHDYPVTASTVEYTGFRFAVARDTVVMPDGRESDRIYLRHPGAVGAIALDDRGRVGLIRQYRHPVRQRLWEIVAGLRDVEGEDPRRTAERELAEEIDLVADRMDHLLDFHPTPGCSDELIPLYLARGLRPIPESERHVRDHEEAELELVWWSVPDAVAAIFDGRITNGLAVAAILAVAQKSASGEIDLAAASSRAGDSETL; translated from the coding sequence ATGGGAGACCACGACTACCCGGTGACGGCCTCCACGGTCGAGTACACCGGTTTCCGGTTCGCGGTGGCCCGCGACACCGTGGTGATGCCCGACGGGCGGGAGTCCGATCGGATCTATCTGCGGCATCCCGGTGCGGTCGGGGCGATCGCGCTCGACGACCGGGGCCGGGTGGGGCTCATCCGGCAGTACCGGCATCCGGTGCGGCAGCGACTGTGGGAGATCGTCGCGGGTCTGCGTGACGTCGAGGGGGAGGACCCCCGGCGCACGGCGGAACGTGAGCTGGCCGAGGAGATCGACCTGGTCGCCGACCGGATGGATCACCTGCTGGACTTCCATCCCACTCCGGGATGCAGTGACGAGCTGATCCCGCTGTACCTGGCGCGGGGTCTGCGCCCGATTCCCGAGTCGGAGCGTCACGTCCGCGACCACGAGGAGGCCGAACTCGAGTTGGTCTGGTGGTCGGTACCCGATGCGGTGGCCGCGATCTTCGACGGCCGGATCACGAATGGCTTGGCGGTGGCGGCGATCCTTGCGGTGGCCCAGAAATCGGCCTCCGGCGAGATCGACCTCGCCGCCGCGTCCTCGCGGGCCGGTGATTCCGAGACCTTGTGA